A segment of the Anopheles cruzii chromosome 2, idAnoCruzAS_RS32_06, whole genome shotgun sequence genome:
CCGCAGACATCCCATCATGAAGGTTGTCCTCTGCCTCACGTGCTACGATTTCTACAACAGTGGCGAGTTCGATAAGGGAGAGGATGGCAGCGAGCTTTTCTGCCGCTGGTGCGGCCAGGGAGGAGAAGTGTTCTGTTGCTCGAAATGTCCTTTTGTGTTCTGCGACAAATGCATCGAGCGGAACCTGTCCAATCTGTGCGTGGAAGATATAGAGGGTAACGACCACTGGATTTGCTTCGTTTGTGCCCCGAGTATCACATGGCATGTGTGCGCCAAATACTGGGCCGTAACGAATTACATCGCCAAGCAGATAAAGTAAGTCTGGCTCGGTGAAGTACTTGCTCGCTTAAAATGCCCTTGGATCGCTAAATGCTTACTTTCTTGGTACTCTTTGCAGCATAATCAAAAGCAAGAAGTTGACAGACGCCCGCGTACAGAAAATAATGCAGACGGACCACTCAAAGTGCTGCTCGAAGACCTAAGGCGGACAAGGCACAAAATGAAGAGTCTGTCCTGCATGTGAAAGAAAAGCGAATAAAACACGCAGAGAATTCGAACACCTTCTACATACTCTATTAgtctttttttgtattggtCTTCCTCTTCGTAAAAAGTTTGTTAAAAACACATTATAAACTCCCTTCGCCATCACGAAATCAACCGCATGGCGAACACACAATCAGGCATTAGATTACGTCCAAAGCAATGGTACGGCGGTGCTTCTGGGTCTTACGGTCTACCTTTTACCAAACCGGTAACAGGATGCAGCACTTCAAGGAGGGCGGCAATTTTCCAAAAGTGACCGACTGTTTGGcagcaaccggcaccggcactggtgACCTCTGTTGCCGCGCTGGCGAAACTATGGTCGAAGCTTTAGCTTTCCACTTTCCCAAATTGAACACGTCGGTGTTGAACGTACGTACCGGATGCAAAACGAATATATCACAATTCAATATTCCTTTGGATGACTACTACGATTGCGAAGGATTCCTATTGTGTCTTTTGAACTTGTTAACTTACATTAAAGCTTCTTTGAAAACGATCATGCTTTGTGGTGGGTGTCTGAGATGACATCTACTGTCACATTTGACGCTTGACGTGCCGTCAGTTTGACATCTGACAGATCGAGACGTTTCGTGGCGAAAATGCTGCTGGCTCGTTTCCTCTTCCTCCTTGAGGCAGGTGAAAAAAGTGCCGCTCTTTTTGGCATAAAATGATTGGTCGTTCAACGTAGTTAAGTAAGTGTTGGTGTCGACATCAAACTGGGAGCGGGTCTAAACTGCATCCGTTCCAAGCGACGCCTGCACAGACATAATTTTCAGTACCTTTTTAAGTCTGAAAAGAGTAAAGCGCATCCTAACTTACTGTAAACAGTTGTTACAGACTTATTGATTTGCCTTTTTCACACACGTATGACGAATTTAACCGGTTAAACGAATTGTGAGTGTTTAATTTAGCTCGTTCGTTCATCAACCTCAGTCAGTGTTTCGAAGAACATTCAGGCGCCATGCAAGAAGAGTATTATGATGAAGATGGTAAGTCACATTTATGATTGACGTTTTCGTAGGTTATGTTTTCATATTGTAACATTAATATGTGTTGCCCCATTGATGGTGAAAGATGAACTTTGTTGGACGAAACTCATGCTCCAACTGCGTCGATTGAATGTTGCTACCGATAGATCGCACAGTATAAGACCGATGTTGACGAACAGATCAATTTTGCTTCAGTCGACATTAAAACTAGAATAGAACATATGCTCGATTTCTActgaaaatgtttaattttcattttctctgTTTAATACCGAGCAGCAtaatattaaataaatatacttatattaataaattatataaaaatgttaattaaaattcaaaaaagtaaataagCTTGTTTGGCAAAGATGACCAATATGAACACCTAAAAATGTTTGTGTTAAATACATTTTAACTTAAAAATTTTATAACTGCTATATCTGCATATGTTATACATTATCCTACAAGGTTTGTGTTAGGTCAGCATAAGCATCAGCGACGAATACCAGGAGACGCACCACGCATGGCCTCCTGGTGTCACTTTACCTTTGGTGACGACTGCTTTTATTTTACACTTTATGTCTTCGAGTGTGTGTTAGTGACAGCCGTTGTTTCACTACCACTGCTGGGGCTTGGGCTTGCTTCAATTGGATGATACACACGTGATAGGGTGGCCAGAGTATAGCAGTCCACTCAGCAAATGCTATACATAAGTATGTGGATAACATAGCTGGCTTTGTTTCACAGGTAGACTTTGCTTTTGGAAAGGACCTCAAAATTCCCTGTGTTGTTCAAGAATGAGAGATTAGGGAACCAGCCTTCAGTGCATTCTTTTACGGTTTCGACGTATTATGTTATTAATGACCCACCTATCATTTGACCCTATTTGCCTACGCATCTATTGGTCCACATCTACTGCTGGCTGtgtttaattgtttaatttcgTTTACAATTTAGGATTTAAACTGCATTTCGAAGATGATGTCCCGCTCCTCGAACGGCAGTTCTACTTGCGGGCCTTTCCGAATGTTAGTAAAATCGCCGACCGAAAGGTCCACTGCACA
Coding sequences within it:
- the LOC128268148 gene encoding transcriptional regulator ATRX-like; translated protein: MEMQRFEDDTMEGDFFDEDGFKLHFEKDITPAEKRFYMRAFPNVSDIAEGKIHCTACGKHIGTAPIAEAIIRRHPIMKVVLCLTCYDFYNSGEFDKGEDGSELFCRWCGQGGEVFCCSKCPFVFCDKCIERNLSNLCVEDIEGNDHWICFVCAPSITWHVCAKYWAVTNYIAKQINIIKSKKLTDARVQKIMQTDHSKCCSKT